The Amycolatopsis sp. DG1A-15b genome contains the following window.
GGACGCGGGCGTTCTCCAGCGCGTCGACGAAGACCGGCAGGCCCGGGGTCTCGGCGGTCTTCTCTTCCCAGGCGGGCAGTTGCTGCGTCCGGCGGCTCAGCGGGAGGCTGCCCGCGCCGTCGTCCCAGCGGACGTCCTGGGCCGGGTCCGCCAGCCAGGACAGGAAGGTGCGGGCCGCCGCCACGCGTTCTTCGCCGTTGTCGAACAGCGTCCAGGTGTCCGGGCCGGAGATGGTGACCGGACGGCGGCCGAAGCTCGGCAGCGGCACGACCGCGTAGTCGATCCCGGCGTCGGCGATGTCGGGCAGCTGCCACGGACCGGTCGCGACCATCCCGATGTGACCGGCTTCGAACGCCTGGTACATCTGCTCGCTGCCGGTCTTCGGGTCGAGGTAGACCGCGTGCGCCCCGGCGAGGTCGCGGAGGACTTCGAGGGCACGGACGCCCTGGTCGGCGAACCCGATGCCGCGGCCGCCGGCGCCGATGACGTCGCCGCCGAGGTCCCACACCATCGGCCACAGCCGCCACACGGTGTCCTCGTCGCCGGTGGCGGGCCAGGCGGTGCCGAAGGTGCCGCTGCCCGGGTCGGTGAGCTTTTTCGCGGTGGCGACGAAGTCGGCCCACGTCCAGCCCGCGGCGGGCAGCGGAATCCCGGCGCCGGCGAACAGCGCCTTGTTGCACACCACGGCCAGGGAGTCGAGCAGCGCCGGGACCGCGCGGACGCGGCCGTTGACGGTGACCGCTTCCCGGGCCGGGGCCCAGAAGCCGGGGCCCGCGTCGACGAGGTCGGTGACGTCGACGACGCTGGGGCTGCGCGCCACGCTGGCGAGGTCCGAACCGAAGACGTAGGCGATGTCCGGGAAGGACCCCGACGCGAGTGCCGCGGTGATCTTCTGGAGCATCGCGTCGGCGAGGACGCCGCCGCCCAGGTCGATCCGGATGCCGGGGTGGGTCCGGTGGAAGTCCGCGACGAGGGTGTCGAGCACCTTCTTGCCGGTGTCGGTCTGGCCGTGCCAGATCTCGACCGTGACCGGGCCTCCGGTGGCCCGCGCCGGGCCGCAGCCGGCCAGCGCGGCACCGAGGGCCAGTCCGCCGGCGCCGCGCAGGAATCCGCGGCGGTCCATCAGCGGGTCTTGCCGGGGAACGGGAAAGACATCATCGAAAACTCCGGATGATGGTGGGCACGACCCCGCCTCGGACCACCAGCGGGTCCTGGCGACTCAGTCCGGGCTCGCGGGAGAACCGACATACCGGCTGGGCATACCTCTGACGTCGGCTGTTCGTTCCGACGTGGACAGCAGTAAAGCGAGCGCGATCGAACGTGTCAAGGTGCGTGTCAGCAGGTCTTGCGGACGTATCCGCTCGTTCCCTGGGGCACCACGTACAGGTCACGCCGGACGATGCTGATCTTGCTCTTCCACTCCGGGCAACCCTTGCTCATGCCCGAAGCGGTGTACTCGACGTCGACCACCCGGTTGTTGAACGGGCCGGCGTAGTCGGCGCATTCCTCGTATTCACCGCATTCTTCGGTGACGGCGAAGTCGAGGCCGTTGGCGACCCGGTTGCCGGCCAGCTCCGGGGTGTTCTTCTGGGCGATGGCGAGGTTCTTGCCGTGCGCGCGGGCGGACAGGAGCTTGATGTACTCCTGCGCGTGCGTGGTGGTGAGCAGGTTCTCGGACCGGCTGTAGCTGTCGTAGTTGTCCGGCTCGATCGCCTGGTACCCCTTCGAGGCGCACGTGTCGATCCAGCTGCCGACCTTGGCCGCGACCCGGCTGCGCTTGTCGGCGGTGCGCAGGTCGAGCAGCGTTTCCTGCCAGTCCGGGTCGACGACCTTGTTGCCGCTGGAATCGCGGAGCAGCAGGTCGCTCGGCCAGTCGCCGTCCTGGCCTTTCTGGGCCTGGAAAGCGTTGAGGTAGCAGATGTTGTACTTGCCGCTCGCCGGGGCCGCGGAGACGTCGCGGCTGACGATCTGCACCCCGGACGGCGGGGTGTAGGCGCCGCCGATCTGGTAGTCGAACCCGGCGGCCTGCGGGGGCAGGGTGATCGCGGCCGAGGCCGGTGCGGCGACCGCGGTGAGCGTGCCGACGGCCAGCGCGCCCGCCGCGGTGAAAGAAGCGAATCGCTTGCCGTGGACGGGGAGAGAACGCTTCATCCGGACTCCATCATCGTCGGGGCTGTTGTCGGCGAAAGGTAGGCAGGACGACCACCGCGGTCAACGAAACGCGCATTCGCGATGAGCGTTTCAGCGGTCCTGGGCGGAGCTGACCTCGACCACGGTGACCCGGACCCCGGCCCGGCGGATCGCCGCGACCGCGCCGGGCGCGGCGGAGGCGTCGGTGATGACCTCGTGCACGTCCTGGATGTCACCCATGCGGGCGAGGGTGGTGCGCCCGAGCTTGCTGCCGTCGGCCAGCACGACCACCCGCTGGGCGCGGCCGAGCATGGCGCGGTTGGTCCGGGCCTCGTTCTCGTCGTGCGTGGTGATGCCCGCCGTCGCGTCGATGCCGTCCACGCCGACGAACGCCGTGCCGACGCTGATCGAGGCCAGCACGTGCTCGGCCCATGGCCCGACCAGCTCGTAGGACTGGGGCCGGGCGACCCCGCCGACGACGACCAGCTTCAGCCGAGGGTGCAGGGCCAGGTCCATCGCGATGTTCAACGCGTTCGTGACCACCGTCAGGTCCGCCCGGCCGGGCAGTTCCCTGGCGAGTTCGCTCGTGGTGGAGCCGCCGGTCAGGGCGATCACGTGCGGCCCGGTCGGCAGTGTGCGGATCGCCGCGTGCACGATGGCGCGTTTGGCGTCCCGGGACCGGTTTTCCCGGTAGGGCGGCGGCACCTCGTGCGTGCGCCCCCGGGGCCGCGCGCCGCCGTGGGTGCGGGTCAGCAGCCGCTGTTCCTCCAGTTTGGCCAGATCGCGCCGCAGCGTGGCGGAGGAGACGCCGAACCGGGTGGACAGCTCACCCACGTGCAGCGAGCCGGTGTCCGCGAGCACCCGCAACATCTCCGAGAGCCGTTCGGCCCGGGTGGCGCTCCTCTTCCGCGTGGCCATGGGCCGAGCCTACGACAGCCGGCGAAACGCTCAATCGGAATGCGCATTTGGACACCGGACCTTGCCCCCGCACCGGGGAGCGGATGAGTCTCCGGGAGTACGTCCCGGAAATCGGAGGCAGCACCTATGCACAGCAGCGGGCGGTGGTCCGGCGACAGCTGGACCGCGCGGGAGATCGGGCAGCAGCCCGCCACCTGGCTCCGGGTGGCGGAGGCCGTACGGCGGGCCCGGCCGGAAATCGAGAAGCTGATCGGGCTCCCCGGACGGCGGATCGTGCTCACCGGTGCGGGTACCTCGGCGTTCGTCGGCGAGGTCGTGGCCCGCGATCTCGCGCGGCACCTCGGCCGTCCGGTCGAGGCGATCGCAACGACGGAGATCGTCGCCGATCCGCTCGCCGTGGTCGTGGACGACCGGCCGATCGTGCTGGTGTCCTTCGCGCGCAGTGGCAACAGTCCCGAGTCCGTCGCGGCGGCGGACCTGCTGCACCGGCTGACGCCCGGGCTGCGGCACCTGGTGATCACCTGCGACCCGGGCGGACAGCTGGCGCGGCGGTGGTCCGGCGCCGGGAACGCGGTCGTGGTGGCCCTGCCGGACGAGGTCAACGACCGCGGATTCGCGATGACCTCGTCGTTCACCGGGATGGCGCTGGCGGCCCTGCTCGCCTTCGGCGTGGACGTCGACGTCGAGGCGCTGGCGCGCGCCGGGACGGCGGTGCTGGACGGTGCCGCGGACCACGCGCCGTCGATTTCCGGCGCCAAGCCGGCCCGGCTGGTGTTCCTCGGCTCCGGGCCGCTTCGCGGGCTGGCCCGGGAGGCCGCGCTCAAGTGCCTCGAGCTGACCCGGGGTGAGGTGGTCGGCATCGCCGATTCCGCGCTGGGCTTCCGGCACGGACCGAAGTCGGTGCTCGACGAGCGCACCATCGCCGTGGTCTTCCGCTCCACCGATCCGCACGCGCGGCGGTACGACGGGGACATCGCGCGCGAGCTGGTGCAGTCCCTCGGCGAGGAGCGGGTGGTCGTGGTGGGCGGGGACGACGCGGAAGAGTTCGGCGGAGCCCGGGTCTGGCCCGTGCCCTCGCCCCCCGGCATCCCCCTTGCCGGTTACGCGTTGCTGGCCGTGATCGCGGCGCAGACCACGGCGCTCGCGTGCTCGCTCGCGCTGGGCGTCACCCCGGACAACCCCTTCCCCGAAGGGGAGGTGAACCGCGTCGTGCAGGGCGTGGTCATCCACGATTTCGATCCCGCGGAGGTGGGCTGACGTGTTCCTCGGTGTCGACGGTGGGGGGACGAAGACGGCGTTCTGCCTGGTCGATCTCGACGGCCGGGTCGTCGCGGAGGCCAGGACCGCGAGCGTGTACTACCTGAGCGAAGGCCTGCAGATCGTGGAACCCCTGTTGCGCCAGGGGATCGGCGAAGTGTGCGAGGCCGGCGGCATTGCGGTCCCGGACATCACGTACGCCTTCTTCGGCCTGCCCGCCTACGGGGAGATCAGTGCCGACGTGCCAGTGCTCGACGCGATACCCGCCCGAATCCTCGGGACGCAGAACTACCGCTGCGGCAACGACATGATCTGCGGCTGGGCCGGGTCGCTGGGGGCGATCGACGGCATCAACGTCGTCGCCGGCACCGGCTCGATCGCCTACGGCGAGCACGACGGCCGGCAGTGGCGCGGTGGTGGCTGGAGCGAGCTCTTCGGTGACGAAGGCTCCGGCTACTGGGTCGCGATCCAGGGCCTGAACGCGTTCAGCCGCATGGTCGACGGGCGGCTGCCGGCCGGCCCGCTCGTCGGAGAAATGCGCCGGACACTCGGCCTCGCCGCCGATTTCGACGCGATCGACGTCGTCGTGAACCAGTGGCACGGCGACCGGGGCAAGGTCGCGAAGCTGAGCATGGTCGTGGCCGAGGCGGCGGAGGCCGGCGACGCGGTCGCGACCGGAATCCTCCGGGAGGCGGGGCGTGAGCTCGCGCTGCTCGTGGACGTCGGTCGCG
Protein-coding sequences here:
- a CDS encoding ABC transporter substrate-binding protein; amino-acid sequence: MDRRGFLRGAGGLALGAALAGCGPARATGGPVTVEIWHGQTDTGKKVLDTLVADFHRTHPGIRIDLGGGVLADAMLQKITAALASGSFPDIAYVFGSDLASVARSPSVVDVTDLVDAGPGFWAPAREAVTVNGRVRAVPALLDSLAVVCNKALFAGAGIPLPAAGWTWADFVATAKKLTDPGSGTFGTAWPATGDEDTVWRLWPMVWDLGGDVIGAGGRGIGFADQGVRALEVLRDLAGAHAVYLDPKTGSEQMYQAFEAGHIGMVATGPWQLPDIADAGIDYAVVPLPSFGRRPVTISGPDTWTLFDNGEERVAAARTFLSWLADPAQDVRWDDGAGSLPLSRRTQQLPAWEEKTAETPGLPVFVDALENARVRPVHPAYPQVSAALGTAIVAVLLGRATPADAMRDCAAAANAALIIPR
- a CDS encoding endo alpha-1,4 polygalactosaminidase; protein product: MKRSLPVHGKRFASFTAAGALAVGTLTAVAAPASAAITLPPQAAGFDYQIGGAYTPPSGVQIVSRDVSAAPASGKYNICYLNAFQAQKGQDGDWPSDLLLRDSSGNKVVDPDWQETLLDLRTADKRSRVAAKVGSWIDTCASKGYQAIEPDNYDSYSRSENLLTTTHAQEYIKLLSARAHGKNLAIAQKNTPELAGNRVANGLDFAVTEECGEYEECADYAGPFNNRVVDVEYTASGMSKGCPEWKSKISIVRRDLYVVPQGTSGYVRKTC
- a CDS encoding DeoR/GlpR family DNA-binding transcription regulator, with protein sequence MATRKRSATRAERLSEMLRVLADTGSLHVGELSTRFGVSSATLRRDLAKLEEQRLLTRTHGGARPRGRTHEVPPPYRENRSRDAKRAIVHAAIRTLPTGPHVIALTGGSTTSELARELPGRADLTVVTNALNIAMDLALHPRLKLVVVGGVARPQSYELVGPWAEHVLASISVGTAFVGVDGIDATAGITTHDENEARTNRAMLGRAQRVVVLADGSKLGRTTLARMGDIQDVHEVITDASAAPGAVAAIRRAGVRVTVVEVSSAQDR
- a CDS encoding SIS domain-containing protein, whose amino-acid sequence is MHSSGRWSGDSWTAREIGQQPATWLRVAEAVRRARPEIEKLIGLPGRRIVLTGAGTSAFVGEVVARDLARHLGRPVEAIATTEIVADPLAVVVDDRPIVLVSFARSGNSPESVAAADLLHRLTPGLRHLVITCDPGGQLARRWSGAGNAVVVALPDEVNDRGFAMTSSFTGMALAALLAFGVDVDVEALARAGTAVLDGAADHAPSISGAKPARLVFLGSGPLRGLAREAALKCLELTRGEVVGIADSALGFRHGPKSVLDERTIAVVFRSTDPHARRYDGDIARELVQSLGEERVVVVGGDDAEEFGGARVWPVPSPPGIPLAGYALLAVIAAQTTALACSLALGVTPDNPFPEGEVNRVVQGVVIHDFDPAEVG
- a CDS encoding BadF/BadG/BcrA/BcrD ATPase family protein, with product MFLGVDGGGTKTAFCLVDLDGRVVAEARTASVYYLSEGLQIVEPLLRQGIGEVCEAGGIAVPDITYAFFGLPAYGEISADVPVLDAIPARILGTQNYRCGNDMICGWAGSLGAIDGINVVAGTGSIAYGEHDGRQWRGGGWSELFGDEGSGYWVAIQGLNAFSRMVDGRLPAGPLVGEMRRTLGLAADFDAIDVVVNQWHGDRGKVAKLSMVVAEAAEAGDAVATGILREAGRELALLVDVGREALEFGAAQRVPVSYSGGMFGSAHVLSSFRDALSLEYDLRAPLLEPHIGAALYAARLHGHPLRAGQVHPAASLPR